The proteins below are encoded in one region of Metabacillus dongyingensis:
- a CDS encoding PolC-type DNA polymerase III has product MDELSKAQKERFQLLLQQIDLTDDAVFNHFKNGAITKLTVHKQSKKWEFQFSFDRILPFEVYRIFYAKLTKAFSHIADVSFIIAVNDQTFDEKLIADYWSVCVQEMQGISPPMLSLLNEQIPEVQGLKLIVKTRNETEAMAIKKKYTSVLQDSFAQYGFPLIQLETTVNISKEEIQKFQEQKKLEDQEKMMLAITEMDKKDQEQEAPQGPLMIGYAIKNDEEIKQINTIEDEERRITIQGYVFDAETRELRSGRTLSTFKVTDYTNSILVKMFARDKEDAVLLQTLKKGMWVKVRGSIQNDTFVRDLVMIANDINEIKPEIRQDTSDEKRIELHLHTPMSQMDAVSSVSSLVGQASKWGHPAVAITDHAVAQSFPEAYSAGKKNGIKVLYGVEINLVDDGVPIAYNAQDRFLPEATYVVFDVETTGLSAVYDTIIELAAVKIRNGEIIDRFESFANPHHRLSATTIELTGITDDMVATAPNVDEVLRRFKEWAGDDILVAHNASFDMGFLNVGYKQLLGAGKAANPVIDTLELGRFLYPELKSHRLNTLAKKFDIELTQHHRAIFDAEATGYLLLRMLKDAAQKGIENHNQLNDNMGQGNAYQRARPYHAILLAQNEIGLKNLFKLVSLSHIDYFYRVARVPRSQLIKHREGILVGSACDRGEVFEGMMQKSPEEVEDIAAFYDYLEVQPPEVYRHLIQMEYIKDEMALKEIITNLVNLGEKLEKPVVATGNVHYLQPEDKIYRKILVNSQGGANPLNRHELPNVHFRPTNEMLDCFSFLGKEKAREIVIDNTHRVAELIDEIKPIKDDLYTPKIDGADDEIREMSYSMARSIYGDHLPEIVEARLEKELKSIIGHGFAVIYLISHKLVKKSLDDGYLVGSRGSVGSSLVATMTEITEVNPLPPHYVCPDCKHSEFFNDGSVGSGFDLANKDCPECGAKYHKDGHDIPFETFLGFKGDKVPDIDLNFSGEYQPRAHNYTKDLFGEDNVFRAGTIGTVAEKTAYGYVKGYAGDNNLMLRNAEVDRLVQGCTGVKRNTGQHPGGIIVVPDYMDIYDFSPIQFPADATGSEWKTTHFDFHSIHDNLLKLDILGHDDPTVIRMLQDLSGIDPKTIPTDDKEVMKIFSGTESLGVTEEQIMCKTGTLGIPEFGTRFVRQMLEDTKPTTFSELVQISGLSHGTDVWLGNAQELIHDNTCTLSEVIGCRDDIMVYLIYQGLEPSFAFKIMESVRKGKGLTPEMVEEMKKNEVPDWYISSCLKIKYMFPKAHAAAYVLMAVRIAYFKVHHALLYYSAYFTVRADDFDIETMVKGSEPIKAKIVEINQKGLEASPKEKSLLTVLELALEMCERGYSFQKVDLYRSSATDFLIDGKSLIPPFNSIPGLGTNAAINIVKARQDGEFLSKEDLQQRGKVSKTIIEYLDKQGCLESLPDQNQLSLF; this is encoded by the coding sequence ATGGACGAACTTTCGAAGGCTCAAAAAGAGCGATTTCAGCTTCTGCTTCAGCAAATCGATTTAACAGACGACGCTGTTTTTAATCATTTTAAAAATGGTGCGATCACAAAATTAACGGTCCATAAGCAGTCAAAGAAATGGGAATTTCAATTTTCATTTGACCGGATCCTTCCTTTTGAAGTGTACCGGATTTTTTATGCGAAATTAACAAAAGCATTCTCCCATATAGCTGATGTATCTTTTATAATCGCCGTTAATGATCAAACTTTTGATGAGAAATTAATTGCAGACTATTGGTCGGTTTGTGTGCAGGAAATGCAGGGAATCTCTCCTCCCATGCTCTCATTGCTGAATGAACAAATTCCTGAAGTACAAGGTTTAAAGCTGATTGTAAAAACGAGAAATGAAACCGAAGCGATGGCCATCAAGAAAAAATACACATCGGTTCTTCAGGACAGCTTTGCACAATATGGCTTTCCGCTCATACAGCTCGAAACAACCGTGAATATATCAAAAGAAGAAATACAAAAGTTTCAAGAGCAAAAGAAGCTTGAAGATCAAGAGAAAATGATGCTTGCCATTACAGAAATGGATAAGAAAGATCAAGAACAGGAGGCTCCTCAGGGTCCTCTTATGATCGGCTATGCCATTAAGAATGACGAAGAAATCAAACAGATCAATACAATTGAAGATGAGGAACGCCGCATTACGATTCAAGGATATGTATTCGATGCTGAGACAAGAGAGCTTCGAAGCGGAAGAACATTGAGTACTTTTAAAGTAACAGACTATACAAACTCCATTTTAGTGAAAATGTTCGCACGTGATAAAGAAGACGCCGTTCTGCTGCAAACACTGAAAAAAGGAATGTGGGTGAAGGTTCGCGGAAGCATCCAGAATGATACATTTGTAAGAGACTTAGTCATGATTGCAAATGATATTAATGAAATCAAGCCTGAAATTCGTCAGGATACATCTGATGAAAAAAGAATAGAGCTTCATTTGCATACTCCGATGAGCCAAATGGATGCTGTGTCATCTGTCAGTTCTTTAGTCGGCCAAGCAAGCAAATGGGGACATCCTGCTGTAGCGATCACAGATCACGCTGTTGCCCAGTCCTTTCCTGAAGCGTATTCCGCAGGCAAGAAAAACGGCATCAAAGTTTTATACGGTGTTGAAATTAACCTCGTTGATGACGGAGTCCCGATTGCTTATAACGCGCAGGACCGCTTTTTGCCAGAAGCAACATATGTCGTATTTGACGTAGAGACAACCGGCTTGTCAGCTGTTTACGATACGATTATTGAACTTGCAGCTGTTAAAATCAGAAATGGCGAAATCATCGACCGGTTTGAATCGTTTGCAAATCCACATCATCGTCTATCAGCGACAACAATAGAACTAACCGGCATAACAGATGATATGGTAGCAACAGCTCCAAACGTAGACGAAGTGCTCCGCAGGTTCAAAGAGTGGGCCGGAGACGACATATTAGTTGCACATAATGCAAGCTTTGATATGGGCTTCTTAAACGTTGGCTATAAACAGCTGCTTGGTGCGGGTAAAGCAGCCAACCCTGTCATCGATACTCTTGAACTTGGAAGATTTTTATATCCTGAGCTGAAAAGCCACAGGTTAAATACACTTGCTAAAAAGTTTGATATTGAACTGACTCAGCATCACCGCGCTATTTTTGACGCAGAAGCAACAGGTTACCTCCTTCTCAGAATGCTGAAGGATGCCGCCCAAAAAGGAATTGAGAATCATAACCAGCTTAATGATAATATGGGACAGGGCAATGCCTATCAGAGGGCGCGTCCTTATCATGCCATCCTGCTTGCCCAAAATGAAATTGGCTTAAAAAACCTATTTAAACTTGTGTCACTTTCTCATATTGACTATTTCTATCGTGTTGCACGCGTCCCAAGGTCTCAGCTTATCAAGCATCGAGAAGGCATTCTCGTGGGGTCAGCATGTGACCGCGGGGAAGTGTTTGAAGGGATGATGCAAAAGTCTCCCGAGGAAGTTGAAGATATTGCAGCTTTTTATGATTACCTTGAGGTGCAGCCTCCTGAAGTATACCGTCATTTAATTCAAATGGAGTATATCAAGGACGAAATGGCACTGAAAGAAATCATCACGAACCTTGTGAATCTAGGAGAAAAGCTTGAAAAACCGGTTGTTGCAACTGGAAATGTACACTATCTTCAGCCTGAGGATAAAATTTACCGCAAGATTCTAGTAAACTCTCAGGGCGGTGCGAATCCGCTGAACCGACACGAGCTGCCAAACGTTCACTTCAGACCCACGAATGAAATGCTCGATTGCTTTAGTTTCCTCGGGAAAGAGAAAGCCCGTGAAATTGTTATTGACAATACGCATCGCGTAGCAGAATTAATTGATGAAATTAAGCCAATCAAAGACGACCTTTATACACCTAAAATCGATGGGGCAGACGATGAAATCCGTGAAATGAGCTACAGTATGGCGAGAAGCATTTATGGCGATCATCTTCCGGAAATTGTCGAAGCAAGACTTGAAAAGGAATTGAAAAGCATTATCGGCCACGGCTTTGCCGTTATCTATCTGATTTCGCACAAGCTTGTTAAAAAATCTCTGGACGATGGATATCTTGTAGGTTCCAGGGGTTCTGTCGGTTCATCCTTGGTTGCGACGATGACCGAGATAACAGAGGTTAATCCGCTGCCGCCGCATTATGTTTGTCCTGACTGCAAGCATTCTGAATTCTTTAATGATGGATCAGTAGGTTCCGGGTTTGACTTGGCGAACAAAGACTGTCCGGAATGTGGAGCCAAATATCATAAAGATGGACATGATATCCCGTTTGAAACGTTCCTTGGATTTAAAGGAGACAAAGTTCCTGATATCGATTTGAACTTCTCTGGAGAATATCAGCCGAGAGCCCATAATTACACTAAGGACCTTTTTGGTGAAGATAACGTGTTCCGTGCCGGAACAATCGGTACAGTCGCTGAGAAAACAGCTTACGGATATGTGAAAGGCTACGCAGGCGACAATAACTTAATGCTCAGAAATGCAGAAGTTGACCGTCTTGTTCAAGGCTGTACAGGCGTAAAAAGAAATACCGGACAGCATCCGGGCGGAATCATCGTTGTACCCGATTATATGGATATTTATGATTTTTCGCCGATTCAATTTCCAGCCGATGCTACAGGCTCTGAATGGAAAACAACTCACTTTGACTTCCACTCTATTCATGATAATTTGCTGAAGCTTGATATTCTTGGCCACGACGATCCAACCGTAATCAGGATGCTTCAGGATTTAAGCGGAATTGATCCGAAAACGATCCCGACTGATGATAAGGAAGTTATGAAGATATTCAGCGGAACAGAATCACTTGGCGTAACAGAAGAACAGATTATGTGTAAAACCGGAACACTTGGAATTCCCGAGTTCGGTACCCGCTTTGTCCGTCAAATGCTTGAAGACACAAAGCCGACTACTTTCTCTGAGCTTGTGCAAATCTCGGGACTTTCCCACGGTACGGATGTATGGCTTGGGAATGCCCAGGAATTGATTCATGATAATACTTGTACGCTGAGCGAAGTGATCGGCTGCCGTGATGATATTATGGTTTATTTAATTTATCAGGGACTTGAACCTTCATTTGCTTTTAAAATTATGGAGTCTGTTCGTAAGGGTAAGGGGCTTACACCTGAGATGGTGGAAGAAATGAAAAAGAACGAGGTTCCTGACTGGTACATCAGTTCATGCCTTAAGATAAAGTACATGTTCCCGAAAGCACATGCTGCAGCATATGTTTTGATGGCTGTCCGCATTGCCTATTTTAAAGTGCATCATGCCCTGCTTTATTATTCTGCTTACTTTACTGTTCGTGCCGATGATTTTGACATCGAAACAATGGTAAAAGGTTCTGAACCAATCAAAGCAAAGATAGTAGAGATTAATCAAAAAGGACTTGAGGCATCTCCGAAAGAAAAGAGCTTGCTGACAGTGCTTGAACTTGCCCTTGAAATGTGCGAGCGCGGATATTCTTTTCAAAAAGTAGATTTATACAGATCCAGCGCAACAGACTTCCTGATTGACGGGAAATCTTTAATTCCGCCATTCAATTCTATTCCAGGGCTTGGAACAAATGCTGCCATCAATATTGTAAAAGCAAGACAGGACGGAGAATTTCTGTCGAAAGAAGACCTTCAGCAGCGCGGGAAGGTTTCTAAAACAATTATTGAATATCTCGATAAGCAAGGCTGTCTAGAGTCGCTCCCTGATCAAAATCAGCTGTCGCTGTTTTGA
- the rimP gene encoding ribosome maturation factor RimP, which translates to MSKKVTEIVAELALPILDELTLELVDIEFVKEGKEWFLRVFIDSSDGIDIEHCAIVSEKLSEKLDETDPIEQNYFLEVSSPGAERPLKKDSDFTKSIGKNVYIKTYEPFEGSKVFEGELTAFDGEHVIVTILIKTRKKQIQIPYEKIASARLAVTFN; encoded by the coding sequence ATGAGCAAAAAAGTTACTGAAATCGTAGCAGAATTAGCTTTGCCGATTTTAGATGAATTAACATTGGAACTAGTGGATATTGAATTCGTAAAAGAAGGAAAAGAATGGTTTTTGCGCGTATTCATAGATTCAAGTGATGGAATCGACATTGAGCATTGCGCGATTGTAAGCGAAAAACTGAGTGAAAAATTAGATGAAACAGATCCAATCGAACAAAATTATTTTCTTGAAGTTTCATCGCCTGGTGCGGAGCGTCCGCTTAAGAAGGATTCTGACTTCACAAAATCAATCGGCAAAAATGTTTATATTAAAACATATGAGCCTTTTGAAGGATCGAAAGTATTTGAAGGAGAGCTTACTGCTTTTGATGGTGAGCATGTAATTGTGACGATTTTAATTAAAACACGCAAAAAACAAATTCAAATACCTTACGAAAAAATCGCCAGTGCCCGGCTCGCTGTCACGTTCAATTAA
- the nusA gene encoding transcription termination factor NusA, giving the protein MSNELLDALTILEKEKGISKEVIIEAIEAALISAYKRNFNQAQNVRVDLNRETGTMRVFARKDVVDEVYDPRLEVSVTEAQSVNPSYQVNDVLEMEVTPKDFGRIAAQTAKQVVTQRVREAERGVIYSEFVDREEDIMTGIVQRIDSKFIYVSLGKIEALLPVSEQMPNEKYKPHDRIKVFITKVEKTTKGPQIFVSRTHPGLLKRLFEIEVPEIYDGTVEIKSVAREAGDRSKISVHSDNPEVDPVGSCVGPKGQRVQAIVNELKGEKIDIVKWSNDPVDFVANALSPSKVLDVNVNEDDKATTVVVPDYQLSLAIGKRGQNARLAAKLTNWKIDIKSETDALQMGIYPRAGANVPLDESDDDEPLFSFNQDELDK; this is encoded by the coding sequence ATGAGTAATGAACTTTTAGATGCCTTAACAATTCTTGAAAAAGAAAAAGGCATCAGTAAAGAAGTGATCATTGAAGCAATTGAAGCTGCATTGATCTCCGCTTATAAGCGTAATTTTAACCAGGCTCAGAATGTGCGCGTTGATTTAAACCGCGAAACAGGAACAATGAGAGTCTTTGCAAGAAAAGATGTTGTTGATGAAGTATATGATCCAAGGCTTGAAGTTTCAGTAACAGAAGCTCAAAGCGTGAATCCAAGCTATCAGGTAAATGATGTTCTTGAGATGGAAGTAACGCCAAAAGACTTCGGCCGAATTGCAGCGCAGACTGCCAAACAAGTCGTAACCCAGCGTGTGCGCGAGGCAGAACGCGGTGTGATTTACTCTGAATTTGTAGATCGCGAAGAAGATATCATGACTGGAATTGTCCAAAGAATTGACTCTAAATTTATTTATGTCAGTCTTGGGAAAATTGAGGCTCTGCTTCCTGTAAGCGAACAAATGCCAAACGAAAAATACAAGCCGCATGACCGCATTAAAGTATTTATTACAAAGGTCGAAAAAACAACAAAAGGACCTCAAATTTTCGTTTCCCGCACTCATCCTGGTTTATTAAAACGATTATTTGAAATTGAGGTTCCTGAGATTTATGACGGCACGGTAGAAATTAAATCGGTTGCGCGCGAAGCTGGCGACCGTTCAAAAATTTCTGTGCACTCGGACAATCCTGAAGTCGATCCTGTGGGTTCATGTGTTGGTCCAAAAGGCCAGCGTGTGCAGGCTATCGTAAATGAGTTAAAAGGCGAAAAGATTGATATCGTAAAATGGTCAAACGATCCTGTTGATTTTGTTGCCAATGCTCTAAGTCCTTCAAAAGTTCTTGATGTGAATGTGAACGAGGATGACAAAGCAACAACAGTGGTTGTGCCTGATTATCAATTATCGCTTGCTATTGGCAAAAGAGGCCAAAATGCAAGGTTAGCGGCAAAATTGACAAACTGGAAGATTGATATTAAAAGTGAGACAGACGCTCTTCAAATGGGCATTTACCCTCGTGCAGGAGCAAATGTCCCGCTTGATGAAAGCGATGACGATGAACCGCTTTTTTCTTTCAATCAAGATGAATTAGACAAGTAA
- the rnpM gene encoding RNase P modulator RnpM, with translation MNNQRKVPLRKCVATGEMKPKKELVRIVRSKEGEVSVDPTGKKNGRGAYLSLDKDCILQAKKKNVLANHLQVKIEDAIYEELLQLAEKEKH, from the coding sequence GTGAACAATCAAAGAAAAGTTCCGCTGCGCAAATGTGTTGCGACTGGAGAAATGAAACCGAAAAAAGAACTTGTTCGTATTGTCCGTTCAAAAGAAGGAGAAGTTTCCGTTGATCCAACCGGCAAGAAAAACGGACGCGGAGCTTACCTCTCACTTGATAAAGACTGTATTTTACAAGCTAAGAAGAAGAATGTACTGGCTAATCACCTGCAAGTAAAGATTGAAGATGCCATCTACGAAGAATTGCTTCAGCTAGCTGAGAAGGAGAAACATTAA
- a CDS encoding YlxQ family RNA-binding protein codes for MVKHQWMSLLGLANRARKIVSGEELVIKEVRQSRAKLVLLSKDASENTAKKVHDKCSFYNIPVVSVPDRYLLGQAIGKDARVVVALVDAGFAAKMKTLLD; via the coding sequence ATGGTAAAACATCAATGGATGTCCTTATTGGGCTTAGCAAATCGAGCAAGAAAGATTGTTTCAGGAGAAGAACTTGTCATCAAAGAAGTTAGACAATCCCGTGCAAAACTTGTTCTGCTCTCAAAAGATGCATCAGAAAATACTGCTAAAAAGGTTCATGATAAATGCAGTTTTTACAACATTCCTGTTGTCTCGGTCCCGGATCGTTACCTGTTAGGTCAAGCGATTGGAAAGGATGCTCGAGTCGTTGTGGCATTAGTTGATGCAGGCTTTGCTGCAAAAATGAAAACCTTGCTCGATTAA